The Aeromicrobium senzhongii genome includes a window with the following:
- a CDS encoding MFS transporter, with the protein MHSPSAVDAPVETRFPPIAVILVLCFGSLAGALMQSLVIPIQSELPQLLDTAPGNASWAVTATLLAAAVTMPVTGRLADLYGKKKVMVASAGILVVGSIVAALSSSLAPFLAGRALQGMAMGYIPVAISMVREVAPVEKRATATAAVSATLGVGGALGLPLAAWIAQDYSWHALFWFSAVLAAVVFVATLVVIPRVHDEHPARIDVVGVIGLAVGLVSALIGVSKGSEWGWSDGRTIGAIVGGLVVLLLWGWFELRHHDPLVDLRTSAHPPVLFTNLAAVLIGFGMMAQSIVLPQLLQMPEETGFGLGQTILQAGLWMAPGGLMMMFFAPVSSRLITSVGARITLSVGATVIAVGYLVTLFLMSAPWELMLGSLVACAGVGIGYAAMPTLILDNVPESESGSGVGLNALMRSVGTTIAGAVMAAVLTSKTVDFAGVAIPDKGAFQLCFIIGAGAAFAGAMVALLVPRQGSRA; encoded by the coding sequence ATGCACTCTCCCTCTGCCGTCGACGCGCCCGTCGAGACCCGGTTCCCGCCGATCGCGGTGATCCTCGTGCTGTGCTTCGGCAGCCTCGCCGGCGCGCTGATGCAGTCGCTCGTGATCCCGATCCAGAGCGAGCTTCCCCAGTTGCTGGACACGGCACCGGGCAATGCTTCGTGGGCTGTCACGGCCACGCTCCTCGCGGCCGCGGTGACGATGCCCGTGACCGGCCGGCTGGCCGACCTGTACGGCAAGAAGAAGGTCATGGTGGCCTCGGCGGGCATCCTCGTCGTCGGCTCGATCGTCGCCGCCCTGTCGAGCTCGCTCGCGCCGTTCCTGGCCGGGCGCGCCCTGCAGGGCATGGCGATGGGATACATCCCCGTCGCGATCAGCATGGTGCGCGAGGTCGCCCCCGTCGAGAAGCGCGCCACCGCCACCGCCGCCGTCAGTGCGACCCTCGGTGTGGGCGGCGCCCTCGGCCTGCCGCTGGCCGCGTGGATCGCGCAGGACTACTCGTGGCACGCGCTGTTCTGGTTCTCGGCCGTGCTGGCCGCCGTGGTCTTCGTGGCGACCCTGGTCGTCATCCCCAGGGTCCACGACGAGCACCCCGCCAGGATCGACGTCGTCGGCGTCATCGGGCTGGCCGTCGGTCTGGTCTCCGCGCTGATCGGCGTCAGCAAGGGCAGTGAGTGGGGCTGGTCTGACGGCCGGACGATCGGCGCGATCGTCGGCGGCCTCGTCGTCCTGCTGCTGTGGGGCTGGTTCGAGCTGCGTCACCACGATCCGCTGGTGGACCTGCGTACGAGCGCGCACCCGCCGGTGCTGTTCACGAACCTCGCCGCCGTCCTCATCGGCTTCGGCATGATGGCCCAGTCCATCGTGCTGCCGCAGCTGCTGCAGATGCCCGAGGAGACCGGCTTCGGCCTGGGGCAGACGATCCTGCAGGCCGGCCTGTGGATGGCTCCGGGCGGCCTGATGATGATGTTCTTCGCCCCGGTCTCGAGCCGGCTGATCACCTCCGTCGGTGCGCGGATCACGCTCTCGGTCGGTGCGACCGTCATCGCGGTCGGCTACCTCGTCACGCTCTTCCTCATGAGCGCCCCGTGGGAGCTCATGCTCGGCTCGCTGGTCGCCTGCGCCGGTGTCGGCATCGGCTACGCCGCCATGCCCACGCTGATCCTGGACAACGTCCCGGAGTCGGAATCTGGCTCGGGCGTCGGACTCAACGCGCTGATGCGCTCGGTCGGCACCACGATCGCCGGCGCGGTCATGGCGGCCGTGCTGACCAGCAAGACGGTGGACTTCGCGGGTGTGGCGATCCCGGACAAGGGGGCCTTCCAGCTCTGCTTCATCATCGGCGCGGGCGCGGCCTTCGCCGGCGCGATGGTCGCGCTGCTGGTGCCTCGTCAGGGCAGCAGGGCCTGA
- a CDS encoding CDP-glycerol glycerophosphotransferase family protein, which produces MADSRVGLVPRLRQWAIGRIRRSRFLPVGMPDKRTDEDRLGRPFRQTVLVYFPNGADALYQLRPWFTALQALDAAHGVVAVFKDSRTAAIVRAESGLDCVTLARYGQLDEILALSDVKLALYVNHDPINFECLRFTSLVHVYLGHGDSDKGVSVSNQVKAYDFCFLAGQAALDRTSAGVMLYDAPAHSVLIGQPQLDAPAPVPSPDPHRRTVLYAPTWEASQPSVSYGSLLTHGAAIMDALTGTYRVIYRPHPLNGVIDPAYGEADAAVRARADRVDTDVPLERSFADADLLVTDVSAVTLNWLPSGKPVLVTRPRVPVPPSRLMDTLPLLDEGADVAAVVTEHLTADPTATARRELLEYYLGDTTPGVATQRFLQACADAIELRDRTWAEHRRLGATGP; this is translated from the coding sequence GTGGCTGACTCGCGGGTCGGCCTGGTCCCCCGGCTGCGCCAGTGGGCCATCGGCCGCATCCGCCGCTCGCGCTTCCTGCCCGTCGGCATGCCCGACAAGCGCACCGACGAGGACCGGCTCGGCCGCCCGTTCCGGCAGACCGTGCTGGTCTACTTCCCCAACGGTGCCGACGCCCTGTACCAGTTGCGACCGTGGTTCACGGCCCTGCAGGCGCTCGACGCCGCGCACGGCGTGGTGGCCGTCTTCAAGGACTCGCGCACGGCGGCGATCGTCCGCGCCGAGTCCGGTCTGGACTGCGTGACGCTGGCCCGGTACGGCCAACTGGACGAGATCCTGGCCCTCAGCGACGTGAAGCTGGCGCTGTACGTCAACCACGACCCGATCAACTTCGAGTGCCTGCGGTTCACGTCGCTGGTGCACGTCTACCTGGGGCACGGCGACAGCGACAAGGGCGTGTCGGTCTCGAACCAGGTCAAGGCGTACGACTTCTGCTTCCTGGCCGGTCAGGCCGCCCTGGACCGGACGAGCGCCGGGGTGATGCTCTACGACGCTCCGGCCCACTCGGTGCTCATCGGCCAGCCGCAGCTGGACGCGCCCGCTCCGGTCCCCTCCCCCGATCCACACCGGCGCACCGTGCTCTACGCGCCCACCTGGGAGGCCTCGCAGCCGTCCGTCTCGTACGGGTCCCTGCTGACGCACGGCGCCGCGATCATGGACGCGCTGACCGGCACGTACCGCGTGATCTACCGGCCGCATCCGCTCAACGGTGTCATCGACCCGGCCTACGGCGAGGCCGACGCCGCCGTCCGCGCCCGGGCCGACCGCGTCGACACCGACGTGCCGTTGGAGCGGTCGTTCGCCGACGCCGACCTGCTGGTCACCGACGTCTCTGCGGTCACCCTGAACTGGCTGCCCAGTGGCAAGCCGGTGCTGGTGACGCGCCCGCGGGTGCCCGTGCCGCCGTCGCGCCTCATGGACACGCTGCCCCTGCTGGACGAGGGCGCCGACGTGGCGGCCGTCGTGACCGAGCACCTGACCGCGGACCCCACGGCCACCGCCCGCCGTGAGCTGCTCGAGTACTACCTGGGTGACACGACGCCGGGCGTCGCGACGCAGCGCTTCCTGCAGGCGTGCGCCGACGCGATCGAGCTGCGCGACCGCACGTGGGCCGAGCACCGACGCCTCGGCGCGACGGGACCCTGA
- the glf gene encoding UDP-galactopyranose mutase codes for MTDVLVVGSGFFGLTVAEQLANDPGLKVHVIDRRSHVGGNAYSEAEPTTGIEVHRYGAHLFHTSNERVWDYVNRFTTFTDYRHHVYSTYRGEVFPLPINLGTINQFNRSAMSPAEARAWVTEQAGTAFSGGAAAAANLEEKAISLIGRPLYEAFIRGYTAKQWQTDPTELSADIITRLPVRYTYDNRYFNDRYEGLPTDGYTAWLERMADHPNITVSLDTDFFDEGQPLNKAATVGQLPIVYTGPVDRYFDHAHGPLGWRTLDFESEVLPIGDFQGTPVMNYADEEIPYTRIHEFRHFHPERDYPSDATVIMREFSRFARAGTDDEPYYPVNTADDRTALKAYRDLVDGESGVHFGGRLGTYQYLDMHMAIASALSMVDNVLRPGLVRG; via the coding sequence ATGACTGACGTCCTGGTGGTCGGGTCCGGCTTCTTCGGCCTGACCGTGGCCGAGCAGCTGGCGAACGACCCCGGCCTGAAGGTGCACGTCATCGACCGGCGCTCGCACGTGGGCGGCAACGCCTACAGCGAGGCCGAGCCCACGACGGGCATCGAGGTGCACCGCTACGGCGCGCACCTGTTCCACACCTCCAACGAGCGGGTCTGGGACTACGTCAACCGCTTCACGACCTTCACCGACTACCGCCACCACGTCTACTCGACGTACCGGGGCGAGGTCTTCCCGCTGCCGATCAACCTCGGCACGATCAACCAGTTCAACCGGTCGGCGATGAGCCCGGCCGAGGCTCGCGCGTGGGTGACCGAACAGGCCGGCACGGCGTTCTCGGGCGGTGCCGCTGCGGCGGCGAACCTCGAGGAGAAGGCGATCAGCCTGATCGGGCGCCCGCTGTACGAGGCGTTCATCCGCGGGTACACCGCCAAGCAGTGGCAGACCGATCCGACCGAGCTCTCGGCCGACATCATCACGCGACTGCCGGTCCGGTACACGTACGACAACCGCTACTTCAACGACCGGTACGAGGGCCTGCCCACCGACGGCTACACGGCGTGGCTCGAGCGGATGGCCGACCACCCGAACATCACCGTCAGCCTCGACACCGACTTCTTCGACGAGGGCCAGCCGCTCAACAAGGCCGCCACGGTCGGGCAGCTGCCGATCGTCTACACCGGCCCGGTGGACCGCTACTTCGACCACGCCCATGGCCCGCTGGGCTGGCGGACGCTGGACTTCGAGTCCGAGGTGCTGCCGATCGGCGACTTCCAGGGCACGCCGGTGATGAACTACGCGGACGAGGAGATCCCCTACACGCGGATCCACGAGTTCCGCCACTTCCACCCCGAGCGGGACTACCCGTCGGACGCCACCGTCATCATGCGCGAGTTCAGCCGCTTCGCGCGCGCCGGCACCGACGACGAGCCGTACTACCCGGTCAACACCGCCGACGACCGCACGGCGCTGAAGGCCTACCGCGACCTGGTCGACGGCGAGAGCGGCGTGCACTTCGGTGGCCGGCTCGGCACCTACCAGTACCTCGACATGCACATGGCGATCGCGTCGGCGCTCTCGATGGTCGACAACGTCCTGAGGCCGGGACTCGTCCGTGGCTGA
- a CDS encoding glycosyltransferase — MSSTTGPLAIAIVTFNRSALLDELLQSASTMTTAPDRIIVVDNASTDDTQQVVSAWESKFPPGVLVNHRMETNTGGAGGFSEGTKVALELGAEWVWLMDDDVEILPDALERFAPWMERFKVIHGRRYDVDGTPFYWQAKFNQFLGVPLPYSIKTFNTDGYALTNSGTFEGMLVHADVVRRIGLPDPRFFISWDDAIYAWLASLETEVVYVDEFVLQKKREQKQVSLGIRHLNDSSPLAKYHVMRNRAYVGRYFEEHGRLNRLGFALGTFLTFAKEVVRLVVVERSAKGFMSLVNGWRDGRKIWADRSWRPMPALTGGADD; from the coding sequence GTGAGTTCGACGACCGGCCCCCTGGCGATCGCCATCGTCACGTTCAACCGATCTGCCCTGCTCGACGAGCTGTTGCAGAGCGCTTCGACGATGACGACGGCACCCGATCGCATCATCGTCGTCGACAACGCCAGTACCGACGACACCCAGCAGGTCGTGTCCGCCTGGGAGTCCAAGTTCCCTCCCGGCGTGCTGGTCAACCACCGCATGGAGACCAACACCGGCGGCGCCGGCGGCTTCAGCGAGGGCACCAAGGTGGCCCTCGAGCTGGGTGCCGAGTGGGTCTGGCTGATGGACGACGACGTCGAGATCCTGCCGGACGCCCTCGAGCGGTTCGCCCCCTGGATGGAGCGGTTCAAGGTCATTCACGGCCGCCGCTACGACGTGGACGGCACCCCGTTCTACTGGCAGGCGAAGTTCAACCAGTTCCTCGGCGTCCCGCTGCCCTACTCGATCAAGACCTTCAACACGGACGGCTACGCGCTGACCAACTCCGGCACCTTCGAGGGCATGCTCGTGCACGCCGACGTGGTGCGCCGGATCGGCCTGCCCGACCCGCGGTTCTTCATCTCCTGGGACGACGCCATCTACGCCTGGCTGGCCTCGCTCGAGACCGAGGTCGTCTACGTCGACGAGTTCGTCCTGCAGAAGAAGCGCGAGCAGAAGCAGGTCAGCCTCGGCATCCGGCACCTCAACGACTCCAGCCCGCTGGCCAAGTACCACGTGATGCGCAACCGGGCGTACGTCGGCCGCTACTTCGAGGAGCACGGCCGGCTCAACCGCCTCGGCTTCGCACTCGGCACCTTCCTGACCTTCGCCAAGGAGGTCGTGCGGCTGGTCGTGGTCGAGCGCTCGGCGAAGGGCTTCATGTCCCTGGTGAACGGCTGGCGCGACGGCCGCAAGATCTGGGCCGACCGCTCGTGGCGGCCCATGCCCGCGCTGACGGGCGGCGCCGATGACTGA
- a CDS encoding CDP-glycerol glycerophosphotransferase family protein: MASPASFLRALVARLGRSSELPGLLLVNGTIILALLLVALGQDLAAVITLLVSIVSEWWLERRSPTTTLLLRQASAGPPLRFALRALVAVAASSRFDDRAALYSFVAVALLVVTGLCARALHAEYRRIGPLKPMRTRHIPGATRIDEEPTSRPVLVATVELAAVMPALFGAAWYDVLLVGAVAFGALMAGTVPEFLDSWRMRAAKRATGFTPQLSAVQEFIDEYQPEVVVHLSGPDTAAYQINTWIEALESLDQRVFVILRDHPLFEKMAPSTLPTLSLPAPSELLMLDFSSARVALYPSNTGNNIHLLRLPTMMSAFIGHGDSDKSASNNPFSRVYDELWVAGEAGADRYRRSGINIPEAQFRFVGRPQVHAIEPTPRIGDTEIPTVLYAPTWEGVNQLQEYSSLRAIGVKLIDALLADGSVRVVYKPHPFTGQRDAKYRAAHASIARRLNEAKLRTGIDHRVVSSGSLTEWMNQSTALVSDISSVLSDWLAGEKPYAVFNHTGLSTKQFREQFPSSAAATILDREARGVDELIDVVTGRGPDQLAEYRSKLATYLLGPPEQRTLEAFREAVTAFVARSEAERAMYR, from the coding sequence ATGGCTTCCCCGGCGAGTTTCCTGCGTGCGCTCGTGGCCCGACTGGGGCGGAGCTCGGAGCTTCCGGGCCTGCTGCTCGTCAACGGCACGATCATCCTGGCGCTGCTGCTCGTGGCCCTCGGCCAGGACCTCGCCGCCGTCATCACGCTGCTGGTCTCGATCGTCTCGGAGTGGTGGCTCGAGCGGCGCTCGCCGACGACCACGCTGTTGCTGCGTCAGGCCTCGGCCGGTCCCCCGCTGCGGTTCGCCCTGCGCGCCCTCGTGGCGGTCGCGGCGTCCTCGCGGTTCGACGACCGCGCGGCCCTCTACTCCTTCGTCGCCGTCGCGCTGCTCGTCGTCACGGGCCTGTGCGCCCGCGCCCTGCACGCGGAGTACCGCCGCATCGGCCCGCTCAAGCCGATGCGCACCCGCCACATCCCCGGCGCCACGCGCATCGACGAGGAGCCGACGAGCCGTCCCGTGCTGGTGGCCACCGTCGAGCTCGCCGCCGTCATGCCGGCCCTCTTCGGAGCCGCCTGGTACGACGTCCTGCTGGTGGGCGCCGTCGCCTTCGGCGCCCTCATGGCCGGGACCGTGCCGGAGTTCCTGGACAGCTGGCGCATGCGCGCGGCCAAGCGCGCGACGGGCTTCACGCCGCAGCTGTCGGCCGTCCAGGAGTTCATCGACGAGTACCAGCCCGAGGTGGTCGTGCACCTCTCCGGCCCCGACACCGCGGCCTACCAGATCAACACCTGGATCGAGGCGCTCGAGAGCCTCGACCAGCGCGTCTTCGTCATCCTGCGCGACCACCCGCTCTTCGAGAAGATGGCGCCCTCGACGCTGCCCACCCTGTCGCTGCCGGCGCCGAGCGAGCTGCTCATGCTCGACTTCTCGTCGGCCCGGGTCGCCCTGTACCCGAGCAACACGGGCAACAACATCCACCTGCTGCGGCTGCCGACCATGATGAGCGCCTTCATCGGGCACGGCGACAGCGACAAGAGCGCCTCGAACAACCCGTTCTCGCGCGTCTACGACGAGCTGTGGGTCGCGGGCGAGGCCGGCGCCGACCGGTACCGGCGGTCCGGGATCAACATCCCCGAGGCGCAGTTCCGGTTCGTCGGGCGCCCCCAGGTGCACGCGATCGAGCCCACGCCGCGCATCGGCGACACCGAGATCCCGACGGTGCTCTACGCGCCGACGTGGGAAGGCGTGAACCAGCTGCAGGAGTACTCCTCGCTGCGCGCGATCGGCGTCAAGCTGATCGACGCCCTGCTGGCGGACGGCTCGGTGCGCGTCGTCTACAAGCCGCACCCGTTCACGGGCCAGCGCGACGCCAAGTACCGCGCCGCCCACGCGTCGATCGCCCGCCGGCTCAACGAGGCGAAGCTGCGCACCGGCATCGACCACCGCGTCGTGTCCAGCGGCTCCCTGACCGAATGGATGAACCAGTCCACCGCCCTGGTCAGTGACATCTCCAGCGTCCTCTCGGACTGGCTCGCCGGCGAGAAGCCCTACGCGGTGTTCAACCACACCGGGCTCTCGACCAAGCAGTTCCGCGAGCAGTTCCCGTCCAGCGCCGCCGCGACGATCCTCGACCGCGAGGCGCGCGGCGTCGACGAGCTGATCGACGTCGTCACCGGCCGTGGTCCCGACCAGCTGGCCGAGTACCGCTCGAAGCTGGCGACCTACCTGCTCGGCCCGCCCGAGCAGCGCACGCTCGAGGCGTTCCGCGAGGCGGTCACCGCGTTCGTCGCCCGCTCCGAGGCCGAGCGTGCGATGTACCGCTGA
- a CDS encoding TrkH family potassium uptake protein, producing the protein MPWRRRYRLPASIAHPVRLLPLAFFSLIVIGTLLLLMPFAREGEHDPSFMDALFTSASAVTVTGLATVDTGTYWSPIGQGIIVVLVEIGGIGIIAMTTVLGLFVGGRLGLRTRLAAQTDMHVVSLGDVGPLFRRVAVTMLLFQGLTAIVLTLRYYLHYFDSFGYSLWHGVFDAVMAFNNAGFSLHADSLTGYAGDYAVILPISVAVFAGGVGFPVLAELYKEWRSPKTWTIHTRLTVWGSLFLLVVASTLFIAAEWNNAATIGGLSPIDKFITGIEGGIMPRSGGFNSFDWGSVEPVTLNTAIIMMFIGGGSASTAGGIKVTTFLLLGYVILAEIRGEEQVRIGSRSISPRTIRTALSIALIAVGLVAMGSMLLMIFSGVSFAEGLFEATSAFGTVGLSTGLTPLLNVPGQLVLIFLMFIGRVGTITAASAFVLRRRQSRYHLPEEQPIIG; encoded by the coding sequence GTGCCCTGGCGCCGCCGTTATCGCCTCCCGGCGTCGATCGCTCATCCCGTGCGATTGCTGCCGCTGGCCTTCTTTTCCCTGATCGTGATCGGCACGTTGTTGCTGTTGATGCCGTTCGCGCGCGAGGGCGAGCACGATCCCTCGTTCATGGATGCGCTCTTCACTTCCGCCTCAGCCGTCACGGTGACGGGCCTGGCCACGGTCGACACCGGCACCTACTGGTCGCCGATCGGGCAGGGGATCATCGTCGTGCTCGTCGAGATCGGCGGCATCGGCATCATCGCGATGACGACCGTGCTGGGACTGTTCGTCGGTGGCCGCCTCGGACTGCGCACCCGGCTAGCCGCCCAGACCGACATGCACGTCGTGAGCCTGGGCGACGTCGGCCCGCTGTTCCGCCGCGTGGCCGTCACGATGCTGCTGTTCCAGGGCCTCACGGCCATCGTGCTGACCCTGCGCTACTACCTGCACTACTTCGACTCGTTCGGCTACTCGCTGTGGCACGGCGTGTTCGACGCCGTCATGGCGTTCAACAACGCGGGCTTCTCGCTGCACGCCGACAGCCTCACGGGCTATGCCGGCGACTACGCGGTGATCCTGCCGATCTCGGTCGCCGTGTTCGCCGGCGGCGTGGGGTTCCCCGTCCTGGCCGAGCTCTACAAGGAGTGGCGCTCGCCCAAGACCTGGACGATCCACACCCGCCTGACCGTGTGGGGCTCGCTGTTCCTGCTGGTGGTCGCCTCGACGCTGTTCATCGCGGCCGAGTGGAACAACGCCGCGACGATCGGCGGTCTGAGCCCGATCGACAAGTTCATCACGGGCATCGAGGGCGGCATCATGCCCCGCTCCGGCGGGTTCAACAGCTTCGACTGGGGCAGCGTCGAGCCCGTCACCCTCAACACCGCGATCATCATGATGTTCATCGGCGGCGGCAGCGCCTCGACCGCCGGCGGCATCAAGGTGACCACGTTCCTGCTGCTGGGCTACGTGATCCTGGCCGAGATCCGCGGTGAGGAGCAGGTGCGCATCGGCTCGCGCTCGATCAGCCCGCGCACCATCCGGACGGCGCTGAGCATCGCCCTGATCGCCGTGGGCCTGGTGGCCATGGGATCGATGCTGCTGATGATCTTCTCCGGGGTCTCGTTCGCGGAGGGACTCTTCGAGGCGACCTCGGCGTTCGGCACCGTCGGGCTGTCGACCGGGCTGACCCCGCTGCTGAACGTGCCGGGCCAGCTGGTCCTGATCTTCTTGATGTTCATCGGCCGAGTGGGCACGATTACGGCAGCCTCTGCCTTCGTGCTGCGGCGCCGCCAATCCAGGTATCACCTTCCCGAGGAGCAACCGATCATTGGCTAA
- a CDS encoding potassium channel family protein: MANNDPLSAPVLVVGLGRFGSAVARSLVRLGHDVLGVDEDPNLVQRFASEFTHVVSADTTDSEALKQIGADQFDRAVVGIGTDIEASVLTVLSLVELGVSEVWAKAINAKHARILERVGATHVVRPESAMGERVAHMVTGAMIDYIEFDDGFSIARTRAPKLAAGRTLLESQLRARFGVTVVGVKRRGEDFTYARPETSIETSDELIVSGPTKKVESFCALSYT; this comes from the coding sequence TTGGCTAACAACGACCCCCTCAGCGCACCCGTCCTCGTCGTGGGACTGGGCCGGTTCGGCTCCGCCGTCGCGCGGTCGCTGGTCCGGCTGGGCCACGACGTGCTCGGCGTGGACGAGGACCCCAACCTGGTGCAGCGCTTCGCCAGCGAGTTCACCCACGTCGTGTCCGCCGACACCACCGACAGCGAGGCCCTCAAGCAGATCGGTGCCGACCAGTTCGACCGCGCCGTCGTGGGCATCGGCACCGACATCGAGGCCAGCGTCCTGACGGTGCTGAGCCTCGTGGAGCTCGGCGTCTCCGAGGTGTGGGCGAAGGCGATCAACGCCAAGCACGCCCGCATCCTCGAGCGCGTCGGTGCCACGCACGTCGTGCGACCGGAGTCGGCCATGGGCGAGCGGGTGGCCCACATGGTCACCGGCGCCATGATCGACTACATCGAGTTCGACGACGGCTTCTCGATCGCGCGCACCCGCGCGCCCAAGCTCGCCGCCGGACGCACGCTGCTCGAATCGCAGCTGCGCGCCCGCTTCGGCGTGACGGTGGTCGGGGTGAAGCGTCGCGGCGAGGACTTCACGTACGCCCGGCCCGAGACCTCGATCGAGACCTCGGACGAGCTGATCGTCTCCGGCCCGACGAAGAAGGTCGAGAGCTTCTGCGCCCTGAGCTACACGTAG